CCCAATCTCCTTCAAATCTATCTATTTGATATTTTTCTAAAGTTATATTATGATGATTTTTATGTTCTAACTCCATTCTTCCATCTAAAATTGATATTATTCTATGAGTATTTTCTAATTTTGTAAAAGTAGAATTTTCTAATTCTGTTGTAGCTATACTTATTCTAAATTTAAAATTTCTTTCTTGATAAGTAGAAGCTTCTGGATAAATATATAATTGTTTTGTAACTCCTCCACTCCAATTATTAATTACTCTATCTTTTTCTTTTAAAATTTTTATCATTTTTTCTCCTTAATTTTTAAGTAAAAATAACCTTAACATTTGAAATATTAAGGTTATTCTTTATTTTTAAAAAACTAGTTCTTTATTTTTTACTATAATTTTTCCCTTTTTAAACACATCATTTACATGATTTATTCCTATATTATAAAATATATAATTTAAATTAGTAGTATCATATATAATAAAATCAGCCTGTTTTCCAACTTCTAAACTTCCTATTTTTTCTTCTTTTTTAATAGCTTTTGCTCCATTTATTGTTGTTGCTTTTATTATTTCCAATGGAGTCATTTTTATTTGTGCAGAAGCTATATTCATCACAAGTTGTATATTCTCACAAGGACAAGAACCTGGATTATAATCTGTTGATAAAGCAACTGTTACACCTTTATTTATCATTTTTCTTACAGGAGCATAATTTTTTCCTAGATTAAAGGATGTTGCTGGTAAAATATTTGCAATAACATTATTCTTAGATAACTCCTCTATTCCTTTATCACTTATAGCCATTAAATGTTCTGCTGAAACTGTTTCTAATTCTCCTGCAAGTTCTGCTCCTCCTAACGAAACTATTTCATCTGCATGTATCTTTAATTTAAATCCTTCTTTTTTAGCTGCATTTAAAATATATCTACTTTCTTCTATATCAAAAACACTATCTTCACAAAATATATCACAAAATTCTGCTAAATTTCTTTCTTTTATTTCTTTTAACATTTTTACAATTTCTTCTATATACTTTTTCTTATTATTAATATACTCCTCAGGTACAGCATGAGCCCCTAAAAAAGTAGAAATAATTTCTAATGGATGCTTTTCATTTAATTCCTTATTTACTTCCAATTGCTTTATTTCTGTTTCTAAATTTAGACCATACCCACTTTTACTTTCTATTGTTGTAACTCCAAACTTAATCATTCTATTTAAAACTTCATAAGCCTTATTAAATAATTGTTCCTTAGAAGCTTCTCTTGTATTTCTTACTGTACTTAATATTCCTCCTCCTTGTTTTAATATTTCTAAATAGGGTACTCCCTTTATTTTTAATGGTAATTCATTTTCTCTTGAACCATAATGAACTAAGTGTGTATGTGAATCAACTATACCTGGTGTAATAACTTTTCCTCCTGCATTAAATAATTCTGTTTTTTCATCTTTTAATTCTATAGGGTAATTCCCTTCTCCTATTGAAATTATATTTTCTTTTTCTATTGCGATATAGGCATTTTTTAAAACTTCTATATTTTCCATATCTCCTATACTTTTCCTTTCTAATTCTTTAGATGTTACTAAAGTCCCTATATTATATACTATTAAATCAGCTTTCATAATTCCTCCTTAATTATATTACAAGAATAAGAGGCAGATTAATCTGTCTCTCATTCTTCTTACTTATGACTTTTTACTATTTAATTTTTTCTTCAACTAATTTTTGAATTAATTGTTCATTAGCTATATAAGGTAAAGTAATATGGTCTGTACCTTTGTTATCTTGATTATATTTTATAACTGTTTCTATTGAATGAGAATTTCTTGCCCAAGCTCTTCTTGCTACTCCTCCCATTACATCCCAAGGCATAGCTTGCATTAATATTTCATCTACTCTATGACTTCCATCTAGAACCATTCCAAATCCACCATTAATAGATTTTCCAATTCCAACTCCTCCACCATTATGAAGAGCTATCATTGACATTCCTCTTGCTGCATTTCCTGCAAAACATTGAGTTGCCATATCAGCCATTATATTACTTCCATCTTTGATATTTGAAGTTTCTCTAAATGGAGAATCTGTTCCTGATACATCATGATGATCTCTTCCTAACATAACTGGTCCTATCTCTCCATTTCTAATCATTTCATTGAATTTAAGAGCTATATTTGTTCTGCTCATAGCATCTTGATAAAAAATTCTTGCTTGAGTTCCTACTACTAAACCATTTTCATCAGCATTTTTTATCCACATATAATTATCTCTATCTTGATATCTTCTATTTGGGTCAACTAATTCTAAAGCAGCTTTATCTGTTTTTAATAAATCTTCTTTTTTACCAGATAAGCAAACCCATCTAAATGGTCCATAACCATAATCAAATAATTCAGGTCCTAATATATCTTCTACATAAAAAGGGAATATAAATCCTCCTTTATCATCTCTTCCATTCTTAGAAATTTCTTTTATTCCTATATCATATAATGATTTTAAAAAACTATTTCCATAGTCAAAGAAATATACTCCTTTTTCAGTAAGATTTTTAATTACATGATAATGTCTTCTTAATGTTTCATTTACTAATCTATTAAATTCTACTCTATCTTCTGCTAATAATCTTGTTCTTTCTTCAAAACTTATTCCTGCTGGACAATATCCTCCATCATAAACAGCATGGCAAGAAGTTTGATCTGAAAGTAAATCTATATGAATATTATTTTTATCTGCATATTCTAATAAATCAACTATATTTCCATGAAATGCTATTGCATAAGGAGTTTTACTTTCTAATTTTTCCTTTGCTACTTCAAAAGCTTTCGCTGGATCTGCAATTATTTCATCTACCCATCCTTGAGATAATCTTGTCTGAATTCTTGAAATATCAACTTCTGCTACTATTCCAACTCCTTTAGCTATTACTGTAGCTTTCCCTTGAGCTCCACTCATTCCTCCTAATCCTGATGTTACAAATAATTTTCCTGTTAAATCTCCATCATTAGGAACTCCACAGAATAGTCTTGCTGCATTAAGTATTGTTGAATATGTTCCATGAACTATTCCTTGTGGTCCTATGTACATCCATCCTCCTGCTGTCATTTGTCCATAGTTTGCTACTCCAATTGCTGCTGCCCTTGCCCAGTTATCATAATCATCAAATGCTCCAACCATTAATGCATTAGTAATTATTGCTCTTGGTGCATCTGGTTTTGATCTAAATAATCCTGTTGGATGTCCTGATGCAACTACAAGTGTTTGATCTTGTGTTAAATTTTCTAGATATTTTTTTATCAATCTATATTGCATCCAGTTTTGACATACTTGTCCTGTTTCTCCATAAGTTACTAATTCATAAGGATATAATGCTATTTCAAAATCCAAGTTATTATCTATCATAACTTGCATAGCTTTTCCTTCTATACATTTTCCTTTATATTCATCAATAGGTTTTCCATAAATTCTTCCAGCTGGTCTAAATCTATATCCATAAATTCTTCCATGTTCCATAAGTTCATCTAAAAATTCTGGTGCTAATTTTTCATGATATTCTTCTGGTATATATCTTAAAGCATTTTTTAAAGCTAATTCTATCTCATCTTTTTCTAAATGTACTACTCTTTTTGGTGCTCTTCTATACTTAGGATCTAACTCTGGTATAACCTCTGGTATATCACAAGCCTCTAATTTTATTGACATATTTTCAAATATTTCTTTATTCATCATATTTTTCCTCCTAATTTTTTTATTATTATATTTTCATTTCTCCTATTACTTTTTCTACTGCCTCTACTACTTTATTACTTTCTATTAAATTCTCTACTGAATCTATATCTAAATGCATAACTCTATCTGCATCATAATATGATACTTTTTCTCTTACTAATCTATATGCATCTCTAGTACCTTCTCCTAATTTATCTTGGGCTTTTCTAAGATCTACTCCTTGACAAGCACATAACATTTCCATTGCAATTACTTTTCTTGTATTTTTTAATATTTCTCCAGCTTTTCTTGCTGCAATAGTTCCCATTGAAACATGATCTTCTTGATTTGCTGATGAAGGAATTGAATCTACTGAAGCAGGATGTGCTAAAACCTTATTTTCTGACACTACAGCTGCTGCTGCATATTGAACTATCATAAATCCTGAATTTACTCCCCCATTTTCTACTAAAAATGCTGGTAATCCAAAATTTAAATTAGGATTTACTAATCTTTCTATTCTTCTTTCTGAAACATTTGCCATTTCTGATATTGCTATTCCTAAATAATCAAATATTAAAGCCATTGGTTGTCCATGAAAATTTCCTCCGGATATAACATCATCTGTTTCACAGAAAATAATTGGATTATCTGTCACTGCATCCATTTCCATTTCTACTTTATATCTTAAATATTCTAAAGCATCTTTACTAGCTCCATGAATTTGTGGTATACATCTCAATACATATGGATCTTGAACTCTTAATTGTCCTTGTTTTGTAGTATTTTTACTTCCCTCTAAAATTCTTCTAAAATTTTCTGCCGTTCTTATTTGTCCTTGGTGTCCTCTGATTTCATGAACTCTTGGATCAAAAGCACAAGTAATTCCATTTAAAGCCTCTATTGTTAAAGCACCTGCTAAATCTAAATGTTTCATTAAATTTATTGCATCATATGTTACATGAGCTCCAACAGAAGTCATAACTTGAGTTCCATTTATTAATGCTAATCCTTCTTTTGAAGAAAGTTCAGGTAATATTTTTACTCCACCTTTTTCCATAGCTTCTTTACCATCCATTAATACACCTTGATAATAAGCTTTTCCTAATCCTAACATTACTAAAACAATATGAGATAAAGGTGCTAAATCTCCTGATGCACCTAAAGACCCTTTCTCTGGAACAAATGGAGTTACTCCTTTATTTAACATTTCAACTAAAGTATCTACTGTAATTTTTCTAGCTCCTGAATATCCTTTTGTCAAATTTACTACTCTTAAAAGCATAATTCCTCTAACTACATCTATTGGTAAAGGATTTCCTACTCCACAAGAATGACTCATTATCAAATTTTTTTGTAAAATACCTGTTTCTTCCTTTGAAACTACTGTATCACAAAATTTTCCAAATCCTGTTGTTATTCCATAAGAAACTCTTTTTTCTTCTACATAAGTATCAACCAATTTTCTTGCTCTAGCTATTTTTTCATAAGCACTTTCTGATATTTCTACTTGATAACCTTTTCTTGTAACATTAATTAAATCTTCTAGAGTTAGTTTTTTATCTCCTATCATAAGTATTGACATAACCCCATGACCTCCTTAAATTTTTTATTATATATTCATTATATTATTTAAAATATAGTTGCCCCTATTAATCCAAAAATAAATAATAGTACTGTATAGTGACTAAAAGTAGGTATACATGTATCTACTATATGTTGATGTTGCCCATCTGCATTTAATCCAGATGTAGGACCAAGAGTAGAATCTGAAGCAGGAGAACCAGCATCTCCCAATGCACCAGCTGTAGTTATTAATATTATCATTGCAGTAGGAGAAAAACCTAATTTTAATGCTAAAGGACAATATATTACAGCTAAAATTGGTATCGTTCCAAATGAACTTCCCAATCCTATTGACACAAAAAGTCCAACTGTTAACATCACAAATGCTGCAATTAATTTATTTGTTCCAATTATAGCTACTACTCCTTCGACTAATACTGGAATTGCATTTGTTTCCCTAATAACATTTCCATATCCCGCTGCAACTAACATTACAAATGCTATAAGACCCATTATCATTACTCCACCATTTAATAAATTATCTATCTCTTTTAAATTTATTACTCTAAAAATCATCATCATTATTAATGCCGCTATAGCACCTAATGGTAAAGAACCTGTTATTAACTGAACTACAAAAGCTAAAATAGCTGCTCCTAATGTTATCCAATGCTTTCTCTCCATATGTTCTGGAATATCTTTATCTTCTGAAAAACCTTTTAATGGCAAATCTTGATATTCTCTATCTTTTCTATAAGTTATAAATACAGCTATCAACAATCCTAATAACATTGCAATTCCTAAAAACCAATTAGACTTCCAAACTTGATCCAATGTTATATTATAACCATTCGCATTTAATTGTTCCTTAACTATAGTATGAAAAATTAATCCAAAACCTACTGGTAAAACTATATAAGGAACTTTTACACCAAATGTTAAAGCACATGCAACAGCTCTTCTATCAATTTTTAAGTGATTCATCATTTTTAATAATGGAGGAATAAGAATTGGTATAAAAGCAATATGAACTGGTATTAAATTTTGTGAAAAACAAGCTAAAAAAGCTATTAATAATATTAAAACTTTTTTTCTACCGTTAACTAAATTAGCTATTTTTTTAGACATTATACTAGCTAATCCCGTTTGATTTATTGCTACTGCTAAAGTTCCCAATAAAATATAACTTAGTGCTGTTTCAGAATTTCCTCCCATTCCAGCAACTAAATATTTCATAGTTGATCCTAAACCCATTCCCGACATCATTCCTGCCACTAATGATGCAACAATCATAGAAAGCATTACATTTAATCGTAATAAACACAAAACTCCCATAACAATAACTGAAATTACTACTGGATTAAATAATAACATCTTAAACCCCCTCTTTAGTTTTTAAAGTCATTTTAATAATTAAATAAAAAAATTTTTTCAATCCTTCGCCCCTTGATATTTTTATTTTTAAAATCAATTTAATAATTAAATAAAAAAATTTTAATATTTAAAAATAACTTTATCCATTTTTTTTAATTTTAACTATTAAAATCATTTTTATTTTCCTATTTTTTAAATGATTTTAATAATTACAATATACTTATACCATTATCTTTTTTAAAATTCAAATATAAAAAATATATAATATCTATATTTTATTTATATATATCTTTTTATAAACTTTATGATTTATTTTAGAATAAATTTGAATATTTTAATTAAATGTTATATAATATATAAAAAAGGAGAATATTATGTATCAGAAAAAAGTAAAGGAGTCAAATAAAAATAATATTTTTAAATATATTTTTGAGAAAAGAAAATCTTTTGTTATAAACGACATTGCAGAAAATCTCAATATTACTTTTCCTACTGTAAAAAAAATTATTAATTCCTTTTTAAAACAAAATATAATTTTTGAAAGGCAAAAAGTTGGATTTGGTGTTGGAAGAAAGGCAATGGAATATGAACTTAATGAAGAATTTTGTTATTCTATAGGAATTTTAGCTTCTTCTACAAAACTTAAATTTATTTTAACTAATGCAATTGGAAAAATTTTAAAACAACAGATTTATGAATTAAAAAGTAATAATTGTAAAGCTGAAATTTTAAATTCTACCAAAGATTTTTTAAATACAATTAGCCCTGAAGTCAGAAAAAAATTAATAGGTATAGGAATATCTGTACCTGGTATTGTTAGTGAAGAAGGAAATTTTATAGAGTTTTCTTCTAAGGAAAAAATTGTTCTTTCTTTTATTGAAGAATTGAAAAATTTATTCCACATTCCTGTATTAATAGAAAATGAATCAAATCTAGCTGCTATTGCTGAAGCATTTTTAACTAGAAATTCTATTTATTCTACTTTTACTATTTTGACTATAAATGAATATGTTGGAATTAGCAATTTTCATCAAGATTCTTTAAACAATACTCTTTTTTTTAAAGCTGGAAGACTTCACCATATGGTTATAGAATCAAATGGTAAATTATGTGAATGTGGAACACATGGATGTTGGGGAACTTATGTTTCAGATAAGGTCTTACTTAATGACTTCCAAAAATATTTTCCATCTATTAAAACTTATAATGAAATTTTTGATTTAAAATATCATGAAACTAATATAGGAGCTTCTCTTATAGATAATTATTTAGAACACTTAGCAATCGGAATAAAAAATATTTTATTCTTTTCAAATCCAGAAAAATTAATAATTTCTGGTAATATTTCTATTTACAAAGAATATATAGCTGATAAATTAATTGAAAAAATATATAAAAATCATATTTTTTATCGTGGTAAAGAAACTATAGTGTTTTCATCTTTAAATGAAAATGGAAGTATTATAGGAGCTGCTATGTTTCCTATATTAGATAAAATAATTTAGTTATTAAAACTTCTTTCTAATCTTTTCCATAATTTTAATATTTTCTCTTCTATTTTATTTATTAACTAAAAATAATTATTTAAATTTATTATTTTTTTACTTAAAATAAATCTGAAAATCTTATAAATAATTCAATATTATCCTCTCAAATAATATCTAATATTCTCAAAATATTTTATAATATTTTATTAAATTATAATTTTTACTTTTTAATTTTCTATTATAATTTTTTATAATACTTTTTATATTTTTTATTTATATTAAAAATTTAAATAAATATTCAAATCTATTATTTTTTTGATATAAAAGGATTTAGAAATACTAGAAAATAGTATAAAACTGTTAATAAAAATAAAGAGGTTATTTATGTAGAAAAAGAAAAGATAAAGTGAATAAATGTACTAATACTGCTATTAGAAAAGAAATTTTAGAAGCTTTAGTTATAGAAGCTTTAAAAGAAAATATTTTTACACCTACACAAATAAATATAATTTCTGATAGAGTTTATAATTATTTAAAGGATAATTATCTTAATACACAAAAAAAGTAGTTAAAATAAAAAAAGAAATAGAAAAATTACAACTTCAAAAAGATAAAATTTTAAATTATAATTTGAATAGTGTTTTAAATGATGATGAATATTTCAAGAAAAAAACACTTTTCGTCAAGAAAATTTTAAATCATAAAGAAAATTTAATA
This DNA window, taken from Fusobacterium sp. FSA-380-WT-3A, encodes the following:
- a CDS encoding HutD family protein, whose protein sequence is MIKILKEKDRVINNWSGGVTKQLYIYPEASTYQERNFKFRISIATTELENSTFTKLENTHRIISILDGRMELEHKNHHNITLEKYQIDRFEGDW
- the hutI gene encoding imidazolonepropionase, producing the protein MKADLIVYNIGTLVTSKELERKSIGDMENIEVLKNAYIAIEKENIISIGEGNYPIELKDEKTELFNAGGKVITPGIVDSHTHLVHYGSRENELPLKIKGVPYLEILKQGGGILSTVRNTREASKEQLFNKAYEVLNRMIKFGVTTIESKSGYGLNLETEIKQLEVNKELNEKHPLEIISTFLGAHAVPEEYINNKKKYIEEIVKMLKEIKERNLAEFCDIFCEDSVFDIEESRYILNAAKKEGFKLKIHADEIVSLGGAELAGELETVSAEHLMAISDKGIEELSKNNVIANILPATSFNLGKNYAPVRKMINKGVTVALSTDYNPGSCPCENIQLVMNIASAQIKMTPLEIIKATTINGAKAIKKEEKIGSLEVGKQADFIIYDTTNLNYIFYNIGINHVNDVFKKGKIIVKNKELVF
- a CDS encoding urocanate hydratase; its protein translation is MMNKEIFENMSIKLEACDIPEVIPELDPKYRRAPKRVVHLEKDEIELALKNALRYIPEEYHEKLAPEFLDELMEHGRIYGYRFRPAGRIYGKPIDEYKGKCIEGKAMQVMIDNNLDFEIALYPYELVTYGETGQVCQNWMQYRLIKKYLENLTQDQTLVVASGHPTGLFRSKPDAPRAIITNALMVGAFDDYDNWARAAAIGVANYGQMTAGGWMYIGPQGIVHGTYSTILNAARLFCGVPNDGDLTGKLFVTSGLGGMSGAQGKATVIAKGVGIVAEVDISRIQTRLSQGWVDEIIADPAKAFEVAKEKLESKTPYAIAFHGNIVDLLEYADKNNIHIDLLSDQTSCHAVYDGGYCPAGISFEERTRLLAEDRVEFNRLVNETLRRHYHVIKNLTEKGVYFFDYGNSFLKSLYDIGIKEISKNGRDDKGGFIFPFYVEDILGPELFDYGYGPFRWVCLSGKKEDLLKTDKAALELVDPNRRYQDRDNYMWIKNADENGLVVGTQARIFYQDAMSRTNIALKFNEMIRNGEIGPVMLGRDHHDVSGTDSPFRETSNIKDGSNIMADMATQCFAGNAARGMSMIALHNGGGVGIGKSINGGFGMVLDGSHRVDEILMQAMPWDVMGGVARRAWARNSHSIETVIKYNQDNKGTDHITLPYIANEQLIQKLVEEKIK
- the hutH gene encoding histidine ammonia-lyase — protein: MSILMIGDKKLTLEDLINVTRKGYQVEISESAYEKIARARKLVDTYVEEKRVSYGITTGFGKFCDTVVSKEETGILQKNLIMSHSCGVGNPLPIDVVRGIMLLRVVNLTKGYSGARKITVDTLVEMLNKGVTPFVPEKGSLGASGDLAPLSHIVLVMLGLGKAYYQGVLMDGKEAMEKGGVKILPELSSKEGLALINGTQVMTSVGAHVTYDAINLMKHLDLAGALTIEALNGITCAFDPRVHEIRGHQGQIRTAENFRRILEGSKNTTKQGQLRVQDPYVLRCIPQIHGASKDALEYLRYKVEMEMDAVTDNPIIFCETDDVISGGNFHGQPMALIFDYLGIAISEMANVSERRIERLVNPNLNFGLPAFLVENGGVNSGFMIVQYAAAAVVSENKVLAHPASVDSIPSSANQEDHVSMGTIAARKAGEILKNTRKVIAMEMLCACQGVDLRKAQDKLGEGTRDAYRLVREKVSYYDADRVMHLDIDSVENLIESNKVVEAVEKVIGEMKI
- a CDS encoding Na+/H+ antiporter family protein, translating into MLLFNPVVISVIVMGVLCLLRLNVMLSMIVASLVAGMMSGMGLGSTMKYLVAGMGGNSETALSYILLGTLAVAINQTGLASIMSKKIANLVNGRKKVLILLIAFLACFSQNLIPVHIAFIPILIPPLLKMMNHLKIDRRAVACALTFGVKVPYIVLPVGFGLIFHTIVKEQLNANGYNITLDQVWKSNWFLGIAMLLGLLIAVFITYRKDREYQDLPLKGFSEDKDIPEHMERKHWITLGAAILAFVVQLITGSLPLGAIAALIMMMIFRVINLKEIDNLLNGGVMIMGLIAFVMLVAAGYGNVIRETNAIPVLVEGVVAIIGTNKLIAAFVMLTVGLFVSIGLGSSFGTIPILAVIYCPLALKLGFSPTAMIILITTAGALGDAGSPASDSTLGPTSGLNADGQHQHIVDTCIPTFSHYTVLLFIFGLIGATIF
- a CDS encoding ROK family protein → MYQKKVKESNKNNIFKYIFEKRKSFVINDIAENLNITFPTVKKIINSFLKQNIIFERQKVGFGVGRKAMEYELNEEFCYSIGILASSTKLKFILTNAIGKILKQQIYELKSNNCKAEILNSTKDFLNTISPEVRKKLIGIGISVPGIVSEEGNFIEFSSKEKIVLSFIEELKNLFHIPVLIENESNLAAIAEAFLTRNSIYSTFTILTINEYVGISNFHQDSLNNTLFFKAGRLHHMVIESNGKLCECGTHGCWGTYVSDKVLLNDFQKYFPSIKTYNEIFDLKYHETNIGASLIDNYLEHLAIGIKNILFFSNPEKLIISGNISIYKEYIADKLIEKIYKNHIFYRGKETIVFSSLNENGSIIGAAMFPILDKII